From the genome of Danio rerio strain Tuebingen ecotype United States chromosome 2, GRCz12tu, whole genome shotgun sequence, one region includes:
- the ftr23 gene encoding finTRIM family, member 23 isoform X4: MAESSISVAEDQFSCSVCLDLLKEPVTIPCGHSYCMNCITDCWNQDEQRRVYSCPQCRQTFTPRPALNKNVVMVEMVEKLKTGSRNAASYAGPGDVECDVCTGRKRKAVKSCLMCLSSYCQTHLEQHDSFFKDKRHHLINATGRLRQMICSKHDRLLEVYCHTDQKCICLLCMMDEHTGHQTVSIKTERAEKQKQLLDLQKNFQKTIQEREEEVWDLKHAVKTHKTAVEESERIFTRLFHFIERRQSEVSQMIRDRKKTEVSRAEGLLKKLEEEIEDLKRRNTELEQLSHTDDHIHFLQSFHSLSAPPESPESSDVTSLLFYDDVGETLSVLKEKLEDACKEATENMSVLETPYMEIVSTSELINRDKFLQYFHHLTLDSNTAHKYLRLSEGNRVATFIGADQSYPAHPDRFHDFSQVLCRESVCGRCYWEVEWSGEAGVGISVSYKSIRRKGEGFDCVFGFNDQSWRLSCSNSRYTLRHKQLSTKLRVPSGSNRIGVYVDHKAGILSFFNISDTMSLIHRVQTTFTQPLYPGFGINFGSTVKLKSAENL; this comes from the exons ATGGCAGAAAGCAGTATTTCAGTGGCTGAGGATCAGTTCAGTTGTTCAGTCTGTCTGGATCTTCTGAAGGAGCCAGTGACCATCCCCTGTGGACACAGTTACTGTATGAACTGCATTACTGACTGCTGGAATCAAGATGAGCAGAGGAGAGTTTACAGCTGCCCTCAGTGCAGACAGACCTTCACTCCAAGACCTGCTTTAAACAAGAATGTGGTGATGGTAGAAATGGTGGAGAAACTGAAGACAGGATCAAGAAATGCTGCAAGTTATGCTGGACCTGGAGATGTGGAGTGTGATGTTTGCACAGGAAGGAAGCGCAAAGCTGTTAAATCCTGTCTGATGTGTCTGAGCTCTTACTGTCAAACTCACCTTGAACAACACGATAGCTTCTTTAAAGATAAGAGACATCATTTAATCAATGCCACTGGACGACTGAGGCAGATGATCTGCTCTAAACATGACCGACTGCTGGAGGTTTACTGTCACACAGACCAAAAGTGCATTTGTTTACTGTGTATGATGGATGAACACACAGGTCATCAAACTGTTTCAATTAAAACAGAGAGGGCTGAGAAACAA AAACAGTTGTTGGACTTACAGAAAAACTTCCAGAAGACAATCCAGGAGAGAGAGGAGGAGGTTTGGGATCTGAAACATGCCGTGAAGACTCATAAG ACAGCAGTGGAGGAAAGTGAGAGGATCTTCACTAGACTATTCCACTTTATTGAAAGAAGACAATCTGAGGTCTCACAGATGATCAGAGATCGAAAAAAGACTGAAGTGAGTCGAGCTGAAGGACTCTTGAAGAAACTGGAGGAGGAGATTGAAGATCTGAAGAGGAGAAACACTGAGCTGGAGCAGCTTTCACACACTGATGATCACATACATTTCCTGCAG AGTTTCCATTCTCTCTCTGCTCCTCCTGAATCTCCAGAAAGCAGTGATGTTACTTCTCTCCTCTTTTATGATGACGTGGGTGAAACTCTCTCTGTCCTGAAAGAGAAACTTGAGGACGCCTGCAAGGAAGCCACAGAAAATATGTCTG TTTTAGAGACACCATACATGGAGATCGTTTCCACCTCTGAACTCATTAACAGAGACAAGTTCTTGCAAT ATTTCCATCATCTCACCCTGGATtcaaacacagcacataaatatCTCCGTCTGTCTGAAGGAAACAGAGTGGCTACTTTTATTGGAGCTGACCAGAGTTACCCAGCTCACCCGGACAGATTTCATGACTTTTcccaggtgttgtgcagagagagtgtgtgtggacgctgttattGGGAGGTGGAGTGGAGCGGGGAGGCTGGAGTGGGAATATCAGTCTCGTATAAGAGCATCAGAAGAAAAGGAGAAGGTTTCGACTGTGTGTTTGGGTTTAATGATCAATCCTGGAGATTGTCCTGCTCTAACTCCAGGTATACACTCAGACACAAACAGCTATCCACCAAACTCCGTGTACCCTCAGGCTCCAACAGAATAGGAGTTTATGTGGATCACAAAGCAGGAATTCTGTCCTTCTTTAACATCTctgacacaatgagcctcatccacagagtccagaccacattcactcaGCCGCTCTATCCTGGGTTTGGGATTAATTTTGGGTCAACTGTGAAACTGAAGTCTGCAGAGAATCTGTGA